A single Anopheles funestus chromosome 2RL, idAnoFuneDA-416_04, whole genome shotgun sequence DNA region contains:
- the LOC125761929 gene encoding annulin-like isoform X1 — MGSKLSTFWRANCSNCSSCVNGEERDPSRSKPLANHPILFWGMADKTDSPSAEVLTVRSVDLCTEENGKDHHTKRYELMSRDEYSGKIPKLVVRRGQPFRLRLICDRPYDRSRDALSLIFTVADEDQPTHGHATLVGIPVNQLPEQLGEPHEWGAAIETIQGDLLEILVKPAATAPVGQWKLDIDTKLLSDAFGKSYSLPQAFYVLFNPWCSDDLVYMEDKAHRHEYVMSDTTLIYRGSYNRVRPSVWKFGQFEKHILDCSLLLIAKIGKVSATHRGDPVRVCRAISAAVNSPDDDGALLGNWSTDYSGGTPPTKWVGSVEIMQQFYKKQKPVKFAQCWVFAGVVSTIARAIGIPSRVVTNYSSAHDTQASLTVDYFVDKSGKIMEEMNADSIWNYHVWNEVWMQRPDLGISSDGDYGGWQAIDATPQESSDGMYRCGPASVLAVKLGEVLKPYDNNFLFAEVNADKVFWRYTGPHHPLKLLRKDVLGIGLFISTKAVGRWEREDITASYKFAEKSEEERATMLKALKQANSYFSRYYLNEEFNEVYFNFELRDDIKIGEAFSVILLVKNRSSESRHVVEGSLHVDTVLYTGKDRDSVKVDTFSVTLEPGTEEFIRMVVEFHDYYRKLRDQAAFNISCMATVLDTEFEFYAQDDFRVRKPDIKISLLGKPVSQAPVEVQFTLENPLPIPLRKGVFHVEGSGIGKPLLFKHPEIAAGEKVSNTFTMTPPYSGRMTLAAKFTSKELDDVDGFLAFIAHPRPEDIIMEVEDNTIIARTDVID, encoded by the exons ATGGGCAGTAAACTGAGCACCTTTTGGCGCGCGAACTGTTCCAACTGTTCGTCGTGCGTGAACGGTGAAGAACGCGATCCATCACGAAGCAAACCATTAGCGAATCATCCCATCCTTTTCTGGGGCATGGCGGATAAAACTG ATTCTCCATCGGCTGAAGTACTGACGGTAAGATCTGTCGATCTTTGCACTGAAGAAAATGGCAAGGATCACCACACTAAGCGGTATGAATTGATGAGCCGGGACGAATATAGTGGCAAGATACCGAAGCTAGTCGTACGCCGTGGACAACCGTTTCGGTTGCGCTTGATATGCGATCGACCGTACGATCGAAGTCGGGATGCGCTGAGTTTAATTTTTACCGTAGCCGATGAGGATCAGCCAACACACGGACATGCGACTTTGGTTGGTATTCCGGTCAATCAATTACCGGAGCAGCTGGGTGAACCACACGAATGGGGCGCAGCAATCGAGACGATCCAAGGAGATCTGCTGGAGATCTTAGTTAAACCGGCCGCAACGGCTCCAGTTGGTCAGTGGAAGTTGGACATCGATACAAAGTTGCTGAGCGATGCGTTCGGTAAAAGTTATTCACTTCCCCAGGCGTTCTACGTACTCTTCAATCCCTGGTGTTCGGATGATCTGGTGTACATGGAAG ATAAAGCACACCGGCACGAGTACGTGATGAGCGACACGACACTCATCTATCGAGGATCGTACAACCGGGTGCGTCCTTCAGTGTGGAAGTTTGGCCAGTTTGAAAAACACATCCTGGACTGCTCGCTGTTGTTGATTGCAAAAATCGGTAAGGTTAGTGCAACGCATCGTGGCGACCCGGTACGGGTGTGTCGTGCCATCTCGGCAGCTGTGAACTCACCGGACGATGATGGAGCGTTGCTGGGTAACTGGAGTACAGACTACTCGGGCGGAACTCCTCCTACGAAGTGGGTTGGTTCGGTGGAGATTATGCAACAATTCTACAAGAAGCAGAAACCGGTCAAGTTTGCGCAGTGTTGGGTGTTTGCCGGTGTTGTATCAACGA TTGCTCGCGCAATTGGAATACCGTCCCGGGTGGTTACGAACTACTCCTCAGCGCATGACACACAAGCCTCACTGACGGTGGATTACTTCGTAGACAAGAGTGGTAAAATTATGGAAGAGATGAATGCCGACTCGATCTGGAACTATCACGTGTGGAACGAGGTATGGATGCAACGACCCGATCTGGGCATCAGCTCCGACGGGGACTACGGCGGATGGCAAGCGATCGATGCTACACCGCAAGAATCTTCCGACGGAATGTATCGCTGTGGTCCGGCCTCGGTACTAGCCGTGAAGCTTGGTGAGGTACTGAAACCGTACGACAACAATTTCCTGTTCGCGGAAGTAAACGCCGACAAGGTGTTCTGGAGATATACGGGACCACATCACCCGTTAAAGTTACTACGGAAAGATGTGCTAGGAATTGGGCTGTTTATCAGCACAAAAGCAGTCGGTCGTTGGGAGCGAGAGGACATCACCGCAAGCTATAAGTTTGCGGAGAAATCGGAAGAGGAACGTGCAACGATGCTGAAAGCGTTAAAGCAAGCTAACAGCTACTTCAGCCGGTATTATCTGAATGAGGAGTTTAACGAAGTGTACTTCAACTTTGAGTTGCGTGATGATATCAAGATTGGCGAAGCATTTAGTGTG ATTTTACTGGTCAAAAATCGATCATCAGAAAGTCGTCATGTGGTCGAGGGTTCCCTGCACGTTGATACCGTACTGTATACGGGCAAGGATCGAGATAGTGTAAAGGTGGATACGTTCTCCGTTACGCTCGAACCCGGCACCGAAGAGTTCATACGGATGGTGGTCGAGTTTCACGATTATTATCGCAAGTTGCGCGATCAGGCTGCATTCAACATTTCCTGTATGGCCACAGTACTGGACACGGAGTTTGAATTTTATGCCCAGgatgatttccgtgtgcgtaaaCCAGATATAAAGATATCACTGCTCGGAAAGCCTGTATCTCAAGCACCTGTAGAAGTTCAGTTTACGCTTGAGAACCCACTGCCGATACCATTGCGCAAGGGTGTGTTCCATGTTGAGGGATCGGGGATAGGAAAGCCACTGCTCTTTAAG CACCCGGAAATAGCAGCCGGAGAAAAGGTATCGAATACCTTCACTATGACACCACCCTACTCGGGACGCATGACGCTAGCTGCCAAGTTTACCTCCAAGGAGTTGGACGATGTCGATGGGTTCCTGGCGTTTATTGCACATCCACGACCGGAAGACATCATCATGGAGGTTGAAGATAACACTATCATTGCCCGTACCGACGTAATCGACTAG
- the LOC125761929 gene encoding annulin-like isoform X2, with the protein MSYLYDYVERYLPTSWRRKRIRRPIIWSSPEYSPSAEVLTVRSVDLCTEENGKDHHTKRYELMSRDEYSGKIPKLVVRRGQPFRLRLICDRPYDRSRDALSLIFTVADEDQPTHGHATLVGIPVNQLPEQLGEPHEWGAAIETIQGDLLEILVKPAATAPVGQWKLDIDTKLLSDAFGKSYSLPQAFYVLFNPWCSDDLVYMEDKAHRHEYVMSDTTLIYRGSYNRVRPSVWKFGQFEKHILDCSLLLIAKIGKVSATHRGDPVRVCRAISAAVNSPDDDGALLGNWSTDYSGGTPPTKWVGSVEIMQQFYKKQKPVKFAQCWVFAGVVSTIARAIGIPSRVVTNYSSAHDTQASLTVDYFVDKSGKIMEEMNADSIWNYHVWNEVWMQRPDLGISSDGDYGGWQAIDATPQESSDGMYRCGPASVLAVKLGEVLKPYDNNFLFAEVNADKVFWRYTGPHHPLKLLRKDVLGIGLFISTKAVGRWEREDITASYKFAEKSEEERATMLKALKQANSYFSRYYLNEEFNEVYFNFELRDDIKIGEAFSVILLVKNRSSESRHVVEGSLHVDTVLYTGKDRDSVKVDTFSVTLEPGTEEFIRMVVEFHDYYRKLRDQAAFNISCMATVLDTEFEFYAQDDFRVRKPDIKISLLGKPVSQAPVEVQFTLENPLPIPLRKGVFHVEGSGIGKPLLFKHPEIAAGEKVSNTFTMTPPYSGRMTLAAKFTSKELDDVDGFLAFIAHPRPEDIIMEVEDNTIIARTDVID; encoded by the exons ATGAGTTATTTGTACGATTATGTGGAGCGATATCTACCAACATCGTGGCGAAGGAAGCGTATCCGTCGTCCGATCATATGGTCTTCTCCCGAGT ATTCTCCATCGGCTGAAGTACTGACGGTAAGATCTGTCGATCTTTGCACTGAAGAAAATGGCAAGGATCACCACACTAAGCGGTATGAATTGATGAGCCGGGACGAATATAGTGGCAAGATACCGAAGCTAGTCGTACGCCGTGGACAACCGTTTCGGTTGCGCTTGATATGCGATCGACCGTACGATCGAAGTCGGGATGCGCTGAGTTTAATTTTTACCGTAGCCGATGAGGATCAGCCAACACACGGACATGCGACTTTGGTTGGTATTCCGGTCAATCAATTACCGGAGCAGCTGGGTGAACCACACGAATGGGGCGCAGCAATCGAGACGATCCAAGGAGATCTGCTGGAGATCTTAGTTAAACCGGCCGCAACGGCTCCAGTTGGTCAGTGGAAGTTGGACATCGATACAAAGTTGCTGAGCGATGCGTTCGGTAAAAGTTATTCACTTCCCCAGGCGTTCTACGTACTCTTCAATCCCTGGTGTTCGGATGATCTGGTGTACATGGAAG ATAAAGCACACCGGCACGAGTACGTGATGAGCGACACGACACTCATCTATCGAGGATCGTACAACCGGGTGCGTCCTTCAGTGTGGAAGTTTGGCCAGTTTGAAAAACACATCCTGGACTGCTCGCTGTTGTTGATTGCAAAAATCGGTAAGGTTAGTGCAACGCATCGTGGCGACCCGGTACGGGTGTGTCGTGCCATCTCGGCAGCTGTGAACTCACCGGACGATGATGGAGCGTTGCTGGGTAACTGGAGTACAGACTACTCGGGCGGAACTCCTCCTACGAAGTGGGTTGGTTCGGTGGAGATTATGCAACAATTCTACAAGAAGCAGAAACCGGTCAAGTTTGCGCAGTGTTGGGTGTTTGCCGGTGTTGTATCAACGA TTGCTCGCGCAATTGGAATACCGTCCCGGGTGGTTACGAACTACTCCTCAGCGCATGACACACAAGCCTCACTGACGGTGGATTACTTCGTAGACAAGAGTGGTAAAATTATGGAAGAGATGAATGCCGACTCGATCTGGAACTATCACGTGTGGAACGAGGTATGGATGCAACGACCCGATCTGGGCATCAGCTCCGACGGGGACTACGGCGGATGGCAAGCGATCGATGCTACACCGCAAGAATCTTCCGACGGAATGTATCGCTGTGGTCCGGCCTCGGTACTAGCCGTGAAGCTTGGTGAGGTACTGAAACCGTACGACAACAATTTCCTGTTCGCGGAAGTAAACGCCGACAAGGTGTTCTGGAGATATACGGGACCACATCACCCGTTAAAGTTACTACGGAAAGATGTGCTAGGAATTGGGCTGTTTATCAGCACAAAAGCAGTCGGTCGTTGGGAGCGAGAGGACATCACCGCAAGCTATAAGTTTGCGGAGAAATCGGAAGAGGAACGTGCAACGATGCTGAAAGCGTTAAAGCAAGCTAACAGCTACTTCAGCCGGTATTATCTGAATGAGGAGTTTAACGAAGTGTACTTCAACTTTGAGTTGCGTGATGATATCAAGATTGGCGAAGCATTTAGTGTG ATTTTACTGGTCAAAAATCGATCATCAGAAAGTCGTCATGTGGTCGAGGGTTCCCTGCACGTTGATACCGTACTGTATACGGGCAAGGATCGAGATAGTGTAAAGGTGGATACGTTCTCCGTTACGCTCGAACCCGGCACCGAAGAGTTCATACGGATGGTGGTCGAGTTTCACGATTATTATCGCAAGTTGCGCGATCAGGCTGCATTCAACATTTCCTGTATGGCCACAGTACTGGACACGGAGTTTGAATTTTATGCCCAGgatgatttccgtgtgcgtaaaCCAGATATAAAGATATCACTGCTCGGAAAGCCTGTATCTCAAGCACCTGTAGAAGTTCAGTTTACGCTTGAGAACCCACTGCCGATACCATTGCGCAAGGGTGTGTTCCATGTTGAGGGATCGGGGATAGGAAAGCCACTGCTCTTTAAG CACCCGGAAATAGCAGCCGGAGAAAAGGTATCGAATACCTTCACTATGACACCACCCTACTCGGGACGCATGACGCTAGCTGCCAAGTTTACCTCCAAGGAGTTGGACGATGTCGATGGGTTCCTGGCGTTTATTGCACATCCACGACCGGAAGACATCATCATGGAGGTTGAAGATAACACTATCATTGCCCGTACCGACGTAATCGACTAG
- the LOC125761930 gene encoding annulin-like, which yields MEANSVPHALPFGFWQRQDQNDDENEIENEMEPELIIERIDSCLVENGINHRTDRFESMSVSANKTESSQLVIRRGQEFLLKLICNRPINPKTDAISLVLSVDPIAGEWISHGHGTVVYMLLHTDDNLEEDHDSDWSAKLQSTSVNDDNATELLIGVRTSPNASVSKWTLMINVKSKGLEESTRYQLDQPIYLLFNPWCEDDPVYLENEDQRQEYVLEDMTMIWKGNERSFHDSKWKLGQYEKNMLEWTFRLLGDVAHVSATYRGNPIKVCRALSGVVNSNDDYGIVVGNWSKDYNGGTAPSAWTGSVKILQQYHETGESVRYGQCWVFAGVLATLCRALGIPCRIVTNFSSAHDTEASLTVDIYMDEEGNVMDNFSRDRVWNFHVWNEVWLKRRDLGTDAYDGWQVIDGTPQEFSDGTYKLGPAPVEAIKSGLVNMLYDCDFVFAEVNADRVFWRYRGPSKPLKLIQKDTMDIGQFISTKAVGTDEREDITNNYKCGEQSSEARITMLRALKLGQNCLTKHYLKQIKIEDRSVIKHEGRDVEFELELNDKAMVGESFNIILRVRNISFDAAHTINGKIHLKRFLFTGKNIKTIVSHSFSKHIEPNNEAVIEVPIAFEDYYEPGMDEAIFKVTSFATIEGVDYEYFSQEDYSLRKPNVQLELTGTPVIQSIVKVTAFFDNPLPIPINGGAFQIECSGLSKTLNIPVGSVGAGEICKIVFMIRPSFKGNTQLSAKFQSAELSDIEGSFNFQVEDRQQNTELNNVLVFF from the exons atggaagcaaacagTGTACCACATGCGTTGCCATTTGGTTTTTGGCAACGGCAGGACCAAAATG ATGATGAAAATGAGATTGAAAACGAAATGGAGCCTGAACTGATCATCGAGCGGATTGATTCCTGTCTGGTGGAAAACGGTATCAACCATCGAACGGACCGGTTTGAGAGCATGAGCGTGTCGGCGAATAAAACAGAATCATCCCAATTAGTTATCCGGAGAGGGCAAGAATTTCTTCTTAAGCTCATCTGCAACCGGCCAATCAATCCGAAAACGGACGCCATTTCTCTGGTCCTATCTGTTGACCCAATTGCTGGTGAATGGATCAGCCATGGACATGGAACGGTAGTGTACATGTTACTGCATACTGACGATAATCTCGAAGAGGATCATGATTCTGATTGGAGCGCCAAGTTACAATCGACCAGTGTAAACGACGACAATGCTACTGAGCTACTCATTGGTGTAAGAACGTCTCCAAATGCTTCCGTTTCCAAATGGACGTTGATGATCAACGTCAAGTCGAAGGGATTGGAAGAGAGCACCCGATATCAGCTGGATCAACCTATCTATCTGCTCTTCAATCCCTGGTGTGAAGATGATCCAGTTTACCTCGAAA ATGAAGATCAACGACAAGAATACGTACTGGAGGACATGACTATGATATGGAAGGGAAACGAACGTAGTTTTCATGACAGCAAATGGAAACTTGGTCAGTACGAGAAAAACATGCTAGAATGGACCTTTAGGCTGCTAGGAGATGTGGCCCATGTCTCCGCCACGTATCGTGGCAATCCGATTAAAGTGTGTCGCGCACTGTCGGGAGTTGTGAATAGCAACGATGACTACGGTATAGTAGTTGGCAATTGGAGTAAAGACTACAATGGCGGAACAGCGCCAAGTGCGTGGACCGGATCGgtaaaaattttgcaacagtACCACGAAACAGGAGAATCGGTTCGGTACGGACAGTGTTGGGTGTTTGCTGGCGTGCTGGCGACCCTATGTCGTGCACTCGGAATACCGTGCCGTATCGTTACGAATTTCTCGTCCGCACACGATACCGAAGCATCGCTTACGGTGGATATCTATATGGATGAAGAAGGAAACGTAATGGATAATTTTTCCCGCGATCGCGTCTGGAACTTTCACGTGTGGAACGAGGTATGGCTGAAGCGGCGAGATCTCGGCACAGATGCCTACGATGGGTGGCAGGTGATCGACGGTACACCACAAGAGTTCTCCGACGGCACGTACAAACTTGGACCGGCACCGGTAGAAGCCATTAAAAGCGGGCTGGTAAACATGTTGTACGATTGTGACTTCGTGTTTGCCGAGGTGAATGCAGATAGGGTGTTTTGGCGCTACCGTGGACCAAGTAAACCGTTAAAGTTGATTCAGAAAGATACGATGGATATAGGACAGTTCATTAGCACGAAGGCCGTTGGAACGGATGAGCGGGAAGACATTACAAACAACTACAAGTGCGGCGAACAATCGTCGGAGGCTAGGATCACGATGCTGCGTGCCCTTAAACTTGGACAAAACTGTCTTACCAAACACTACCTGAAGCAGATCAAAATTGAGGATCGTTCAGTGATCAAGCATGAGGGCCGCGACGTTGAGTTTGAGCTCGAGCTCAACGATAAAGCGATGGTCGGAGAAtcgttcaacattattttgcGCGTAAGAAACATCTCCTTTGACGCGGCACACACCATTAATGGGAAAATTCATCTCAAacgctttcttttcactggCAAGAACATCAAAACCATCGTAAGTCATTCCTTTTCTAAACACATCGAACCAAACAACGAAGCAGTGATCGAGGTACCGATTGCATTTGAAGATTACTACGAACCGGGAATGGATGAAGCGATCTTCAAAGTGACCAGTTTTGCGACTATTGAGGGTGTTGACTATGAGTACTTCTCGCAGGAAGATTACAGCTTGCGTAAGCCCAACGTGCAGCTGGAACTCACTGGTACACCGGTGATCCAATCTATAGTGAAAGTAACGGCTTTCTTTGACAATCCACTCCCAATTCCCATCAACGGCGGTGCGTTCCAGATTGAATGTTCGGGTTTGTCCAAAACGCTCAACATACCG GTTGGTTCAGTTGGAGCTGGGGAAAtatgcaaaattgttttcatgATAAGACCCTCGTTCAAAGGAAACACCCAACTGTCGGCTAAGTTCCAATCCGCGGAGCTGAGCGATATTGAGGGATCGTTTAACTTTCAGGTAGAGGATCGACAACAGAATACTGAactaaataatgttttagttttcttctAA
- the LOC125761931 gene encoding annulin-like, whose amino-acid sequence MGSKPDNYAYRIWPPRKAPTDSKIKDVLRVESIDLCFDENGKTFHTKSYELMAKSRPTKRPRQLVVRRGAPFTVRLLCSRKFEPSVDTMVLVFAVVPFGDDKATFGSGTETYVLVHPDTTTVATEDGEPVDDWGAVLVESKDKPKGKEELTLHITTPSFAPVARWTIQFHTRLDSTDAKSSIEIKDHMYLLYNPWCKDDAVYMEDEASREEYVLNDSTNICKPAGKGFRMQSWFLGQYEPTVLDCALFIVSEVGNVKAASTSNPTLVVRALTGALNSATGGYGVLQGNWSGKYSDGTAPTSWSGSVKILQEFYDTGETVKYGQCWVFGGVFTTVCRAIGIPSRVITNFESAGDHDASLSIDYFVDDTENTATGMTVDSIWNYHVWNEAWMKRKDLQNPTFDGWQVVDATPQQLSDGMYKCGPCPVGAIKQGFVHIPFDGNFIYAEVNADVIYWSMGNDQNPPKPLSINTNQIGRDMSTKAIGSTDRVDITDQYKPPEGSKEEREVMKLAMQYSSQRFSSAGLAKRLLGHMVNESNGNEEAIKIDIKSDEEMAIGSTFQFELIITSTSGFSPVQVSGKLVLKDSDYTGRHVETLKQQSFAVQLEPLASKTILIPLSFEEYSKTIPNKTNIKAICTAEVKGSDKTYLKVQNFHLTTPTIELTLIEHSVAGPIAVQVDLRNPLPVPLTRGRFVVEGSRFTDPLEKKYDLIPVGEAVQFIYPINLTHKGKMTVSASFISEELKNVHGDLVIQIPK is encoded by the exons ATGGGCTCGAAACCTGACAATTACGCCTACAGAATATGGCCACCGCGCAAAG CGCCCACGGACAGTAAGATTAAGGACGTGCTACGGGTCGAATCGATCGATCTGTGTTTCgatgaaaatgggaaaacctTTCACACGAAGTCCTACGAACTGATGGCGAAATCGCGCCCTACCAAACGTCCCCGACAGTTGGTCGTACGACGGGGTGCTCCGTTCACCGTGCGGTTGCTTTGTAGCCGAAAGTTTGAGCCGTCCGTAGACACGATGGTGCTGGTGTTTGCGGTAGTTCCTTTTGGCGACGATAAGGCCACTTTTGGCAGTGGAACCGAAACGTACGTGTTGGTGCATCCGGACACTACTACCGTGGCAACGGAAGATGGAGAACCGGTAGATGACTGGGGAGCTGTGTTGGTAGAGAGTAAGGATAAACCGAAAGGTAAGGAAGAGTTGACGCTGCACATCACAACACCGTCCTTTGCGCCGGTTGCACGGTGGACGATTCAATTTCACACCCGATTGGATAGTACCGATGCGAAGAGCTCCATCGAGATAAAGGACCACATGTACCTGCTGTACAATCCGTGGTGTAAGGACGATGCGGTATACATGGAAG ATGAAGCTAGCAGGGAAGAGTACGTCTTGAACGATAgtacaaacatttgcaaaccAGCGGGCAAAGGATTCCGGATGCAAAGCTGGTTTTTGGGTCAGTATGAACCGACCGTTCTCGACTGTGCGCTGTTCATCGTGTCGGAGGTTGGTAATGTGAAGGCAGCTTCAACCAGCAATCCGACGCTTGTGGTCAGAGCACTCACCGGAGCACTAAACAGCGCGACCGGCGGGTACGGTGTACTGCAAGGAAACTGGTCGGGAAAGTATAGCGATGGAACAGCACCAACATCCTGGAGCGGTTCGGTGAAGATACTGCAGGAGTTTTACGATACGGGCGAAACCGTTAAATACGGCCAGTGTTGGGTGTTCGGTGGTGTGTTTACGACTGTTTGCCGTGCGATCGGTATACCGAGCCGAGTAATAACAAACTTTGAATCTGCCGGCGATCATGACGCTTCACTATCGATCGACTACTTTGTGGACGACACGGAAAACACGGCCACCGGCATGACGGTGGATTCGATCTGGAACTATCACGTATGGAACGAGGCGTGGATGAAGCGAAAGGATCTGCAAAATCCCACCTTTGACGGTTGGCAGGTGGTAGACGCGACACCGCAACAGCTTTCCGATGGCATGTACAAGTGTGGTCCGTGTCCGGTCGGTGCGATCAAGCAGGGCTTCGTGCACATACCGTTCGATGGTAACTTCATCTATGCGGAGGTGAATGCCGACGTCATTTATTGGTCGATGGGCAACGATCAAAATCCACCGAAACCGCTCTCGATCAACACGAATCAAATTGGACGGGATATGAGCACGAAGGCGATCGGATCGACCGACCGGGTGGATATAACCGATCAGTACAAGCCACCGGAAGGATCGAAGGAAGAACGCGAAGTGATGAAGTTGGCCATGCAGTACAGCTCGCAGCGCTTCAGCAGTGCCGGGTTGGCGAAACGCTTACTCGGCCACATGGTGAACGAAAGCAATGGTAACGAGGAAGCGATAAAGATAGATATAAAGTCTGACGAAGAGATGGCGATCGGTTCGACGTTCCAGTTCGAGCTGATCATTACCAGTACCAGTGGGTTTAGTCCGGTCCAGGTAAGTGGCAAACTGGTGCTGAAGGATTCCGACTATACCGGACGGCACGTGGAAACGCTGAAGCAGCAATCGTTTGCCGTCCAGCTGGAACCGCTGGCGTCCAAAACAATCCTAATACCGTTGAGTTTTGAGGAATACAGCAAAACTATACCGAACAAAACGAACATCAAAGCGATCTGTACGGCGGAGGTAAAGGGTAGCGATAAGACGTACCTAAAGGTGCAAAATTTCCATCTCACAACACCAACGATTGAGCTGACGCTGATCGAGCACAGTGTTGCGGGCCCGATTGCGGTGCAGGTGGATTTGCGGAACCCGCTACCGGTTCCACTGACCCGAGGTCGCTTCGTTGTGGAAGGATCGCGCTTTACCGATCCGCTAGAGAAAAAG TACGATCTCATCCCGGTCGGAGAAGCAGTACAATTTATTTATCCTATAAATCTAACGCACAAAGGGAAAATGACCGTATCTGCATCATTTATCTCGGAAGAGCTGAAAAATGTACACGGAGATCTCGTGATACAGATTCCTAAATAG